The Topomyia yanbarensis strain Yona2022 chromosome 3, ASM3024719v1, whole genome shotgun sequence nucleotide sequence AGTACAAACTGCTAGAGGAAACCACATAGTTATCAGTTCTTCGCATCCTGATTTCAATATTGACCATTCTTTACACATCTTCAATCTGGTTCGATTTATAAACTTCGGCATAAGAACGTACATGCGTCTTTGACGGTGGTACTTAGAAAGCGTAATTCGTCATGTTCCGGCACAAAATTATAAAGACGACCGACGACGACGAATTATAATAACTTAAACATTTAAACCAACAGAATTTAAAGGTATACAATTTCTGTTTATAGCGAgcgtgtttatttgtttacatataCAGTTCAATCGTAAATCGACCAAAGGGTCTAACTAAGCCGCAATGTCGTTGAATCGAGcaacagcgatgccagatttacagactgtggacagatttgctgcactgagaaacaaaaatatgcagaattagcatactttcattcccgtctcttttgctgtaattctcgacgaacatatgattacggcctaaaagccaaccgtcaaaatccactttgaatggaaattccagacaaaccgttactagtcgaacacagctcacaacagtttatgaaagagaaaacttttctctttcgtttactaccaacatctgtgattggcgtgtaacggtttgtccggaattttcattcaaagtggattttgacagttggcttttaggccgtaatcatatgtttgtcgagaattttcatgcattttctagcatatacttctagtaaatattcaatgagtggatagaccgaatacgtccaatgcacaaaatttgcagcagaagaaacgagaggcagatcaaaaagtatgatatcggtgattaaaaaaaagttctgcgTATGCCTGGTCCAGACatttacagacttttaaaacagTAATAAACTGACCGATTTTCTTCAGAAAATAATAGATGTGTCCCAGCATGCAAAGAATTACGAATCAAATACCGTTCATACTTTTaccatttagattttttttaagaaatttagaacTTAATCTTTCACGGAATCTTTTTGGTCTTTTTCGGAGTAACGAACCAATGATCTCTAAATGCGCAGGTATCCTTCTGTTGATCAACAGCATGCGGCAGCTGTTCAAATCGTAAAATTATTTCCACAACTTAGTAATACGCGAGTCACACCAACTGCTCCTGATGAGGTTTGTTATTCTATGCTTATTTAATttctctaatataattataattattttcatgctAGTCATTTTTCTTTTGGCGCAACGGAGGCAAGGAAAAGGGTGCTCATACTGGCATGATATTTCATCGCATCCGGAATGTCATCAAACAGCTACCTGCAGGAAAACATAAATATAATCGAGGAACTATGCCTGTAGAAGAGTCCGTTTCAACTGAACTTGTAGAGCGGGCTCAATTGCTCCGAGTAATGCTTGCATCGGCATCAGTAGCAGaacatatttgtgatgaaatggaccGATGCTTTCCAGTCATCAAACTGttattaaaagaaaagaaacccgTTAATGATATCTTGGATATGTTTCCACACCTGTGTTCATATGAAGGATTGGTGGtaacatgtttattttttattatttactatttcacTTTATGGTATTCACGGAACATATGAATATTTATATCATATCACTTTTTCTAGATTCGTCAAATGTTTGAGAGATTGTATCCTAACAGAACAGAAGGTCTCAAAATCGAGGATGTCTTCTCTCAGTGTCTATCTTATTCACCGTCCAGATTCTCTAGAGTAGAAGATGgtgagatatatttttttttaatttagcccAAAGGTCtgtcataaaattttaaatttgtaaaactaTTCACAGATCACATTCGAGGATGCTTGAGAATAATTTCTCATATGCCAATTCGCGGACAAAAAAGAACGCTGGTAGGCTGTCCAACTGTAGGCGAAGAACATTCGGCTTCAATTTTAATTCGTTGGATTGGGGTAAATGCAATATAATATACATAAGGTTAGATGTAATGATTTTATATCATCATTAGGAGTGCTTAGATACATACGTGGCATCCCCCGCAACTGATTCCAAACTACACATGGTGTGCGTAGCAAGCCCGATGAAAAGAGGAAATTATGCCGTCAtttgtgagaaaaaagttatattcgagaCTAACAATTCTATTCATGCAgtggaaattttattcaaatgctACGCAGTTCTCGGAGTGGAGGTGCCACCTAATTTTAGAATGTTTTGGGACTTTCTGGCATGTgccatatataatataattccgCACAGTCAGAGGACAACTGTGAATAGACTCGTCCAAACTTTTATTGAAGTTTCCCGCGCACGTATTGACAACAAATAaaaggacaacttttttatacaatacttactaaaaaccataaaatttaataaactttaattattattgtaaaaatattccataagaaaagaaagactgcattgtgttgtatccaaaacaaaattttgacggccaatttcttcactggatgtaaaccggtttagttccagttcaaatgcaacaatcgatcatgaaccaatttaaataggaatcggttgttgcatttcttCTTACAGAAACCATTCAGAATTGCAAGTCATAATCCGGATGTTTCTCAGTAAAGTTCAGtcagaaatgagccggaattccggctggctccagtcagtattccggctccagtgacacaacctattctaactagaatcggttgtgtcactggagccggaatactgactggaaacagctggaattccggctcatttccggctgaactttactgggttttaaTGAAATATTGCACTCATAAATTGGGTAATATTCTACCCAAAAACTGAGGAATTACAACTGGCTTTGTTGTCTACTCAAAAATTGGGTAAGCTTCTGCTcataatatgagtaaaaatcgatcaatttttggttttgttgaagttctactgaacccaaaatttgagtaatgttcaactcaaagtctgcgtaataattacttaatttttggttttgttaaatttgtactgaactcaaaatttgagcaatgttgaactcAAAATCTGAGTACTAGTGAAGCACTTTTGGGTTTAGTGTAGATAATATTGTACTCAAAAACCGAGTAATAATTACTCAGTTTTTGGTTCATGCTGgcttactcaaatttgagtaactccggaattactcaatttaagggttgttccactttatctggaaatgggtgggattaaactcatttttgagtaactttttacgagcgtgtagggctagtttttctgtagagttttgacgtcttacacgcaacggaaacaacattgcacgcaacgcaaaaacattgcacactgataaaatcaagtacccattaatgcgtagaaaactacgcattttcaataaaagtggaataacccattaaatgggtaaagcgtttgtacccataaatgagtacagaccttgtacgtcaacctgggtatgtttcacccattatttttcgcagaactgttacaacaaaatgcgtaaaaaaatacccattcatgagattcgcgccagaatgaaaaatactgtcaatagaattatttctgaattaaaaaaaaaacataaaataacattcatttcacattattgtttccttataaaagtgtcggaatctagatagaaatcctattctaaaactacttaacaaaataaaaccgccaactggatataatTTTGATGGCTGGGTCTTTTAGCTGCTCTTAGAATGCCGAACTtgcgcatattttcaacatcctcagtagtctaaacagacgttgttttcggagcattgccgaaatgttccgtttccgccacggactccgatgcagggcgataatttgcaggttccactacgatccttagtttgcaggtaaactcgcttgaaataatgcttaaggatttttcacccattatcaagatcaatataccaattgacattatctcatcgagtagttgtgaaatggataaaaacaAAATGTGTGAAAtggatagaaacaaaaaataccccttttttgacagctcgaataacttccgaaaatgggcaatttgaatacataaaatatgtaaagtttttttaccgtgcacgcaacgcaaaatacattatgaatttctattttgatggaaataaatgcatttaatttcgctgatttttaaaaatgcatcgcaaGTTATCTGCCCCTAGGGCGAGATCGtctaaaaagaattttttattCTTCATTGCTCGCAACAGTATTGCCAAAATATCATTAACTTTTGTTCAGAGGTATCAATCATCAACTTTTGTTTAAAAGGTCACATTCTGGTTCTGTTTGAACAATTTAGGTGTTAACCAGAGATGTACAAGCACATTCTTGAtatgaaaacaaataaacatcaaagtcaatctatctatctatctatatgtATATCTACATCtatattctatatatatatatatatatatatatatatatatatatatatatatatatatatatatatatatatatatatatatatatatatatatatatatatatatatatatatatatatatatatatatatatatatatatatatatatatatatatatatatatatatatatatatatatatatatatatatatatatatatatatatatatatatatatatatatatatatatatatatatatatatatatatatatatatatatatatatatatatatatatatatatatatatatatatatatatatatatatatatatatatatatatatatatatatatatatatatatatatatatatatatatatatatatatatatatatatatatatatatatatatatatatatatatatatatatatatatatatatatatatatatatatatatatatatatatataagtcaataagtatgtatatgatttataaactcccaaacggcttaaccgattttcgtaaaaatttgcacacagtaggtatttggtatggggcgtgtttgtgtgctattagttggagatcatctgcccgccagatggcgctttggaacaaattgtgttttcctcatatttcattgaaagtcgcagcaacgcgcgatgggtattagctagttcaaTATAATCGGAATTAGTATATGAATATTATATGGTGACATAATCAACAGACCAGCGCTCTCTCAATACATAATATTTTGAGGGCCAAGTTGAGTTACTATTTACCGACCAGATTAGAATAATCAATGAATACAAATTCAAAACCAGTTAGCCTTATGACAGAGAACTTACTAAACTTTGTTGAACATTCCAGGTGTACAGCTACAGCATCATCATGGAGCAACAAAGTACACAATCAAATGAGGAGATCAAACTAGAAGAGCCCGTCCAGTTTAAGACCTCTACCTCTTTAAAGATAGAAGAAATTGAAATCATCGGTACACTGCCTGAAATAGAGTCCGGACAGCCGCTATCAGATACCGTTAACCACCGATGTGAACTTTGTGGCAAACATTTCCCATCTATTAGCCTGCTCAACCATCATCAATTTAATCATCCTTACATATGTGATTTGTGTGGAAAAGAATATCGTAACCATCGTATTATCAGAGATCATATGATATATCACAGGCAAAAATCTCACAAATGTGATGTTTGTGAGAAGACATTTTATTCGCGCACTCAGCTACAAAGTCATACGTATACTCACTTGAGTGAGAAACATTTCACCTGTAATGTATGTGGGAAAGTTTTTGCTATGTCGTGGAACTTCGCGATCCATAATGGAATAGACATAAACACTAACGAACTTTCTGCGTGTAGCGAACATGAATCTCTTCGCCTAATTAGTATAGCATGTGATATATGTGGAAGAGAATGTCGTACACTCAGACAACTGAAAGTACATAAGAATGCACACAATGTAAAATCTCACAAATGTGAAGTGTGCGAAAAAGGATTTGCTACTTTATTTCGACTCAAAGCACATAAGATAATTCACTCGAACGAAAAATCATATGTGTGTGAATCATGTGGAAAAGCATTTCGCACGCAGGATAAGCTAAAAGTTCACAAGCTTACTCACTCCAATGAGAAACCTTTCAAGTGTGAAGTGTGTGATAAATGCTTTCATATGCGCTACCAGCTAAAATTTCACGAGCGCGAGCACACAGATCATACGATGTACAATTGCGAGATGTGTgataagaaatttaaatttttatataagtTAGAACACCACTGGACTGTTCACACAAAAGAAAAACCGCACGTATGTGAAGTGTGCGGAAAAGAATTCCGCCTCAAAGGCGGTCTCAAAAGTCACATGTATACTCACATAAATCAAAAACAGCACAAATGTGAATGTTGTGACAAAGaatttgcaataaaaagttcATTGAGCAGACATATGCATATTCACGCAAATCCGCACAAATGCGAAGTTTGTGGAATGGAATTTACTGGAAAGTATCTCCTTCAAACCCATATGTATCTTCACACAAACGAAAAACCACACAAATGTGAAGTTTGCGGAAAAGAATTTCGCCTACAGTGTACACTCAAAAATCATATGTATGTGCACACAGACGAGAAACCGTATAAATGTGACCTTTGTGGAAACGCATATCGTGGAAGGGGCCACCTGAAAACCCACATGTATGTTCATACAAACGAAAAACCATACAAATGTGACGTATGTGAAAAGCAATTTCGTGATAAGCAGGGCCTCCGAGTCCATATGTATGTTCACTCGAATGAAAAACCTCACAATTGCGAAGTGTGTGGACAAACATTTCGCGATAAGAGGGCTCTCAGATACCATGCAGGGGTTCACACAAACCCAAAACCATACAAATGTGAAGTGTGTGAGAAAGAGTTTCGTGTAAACTATCGCCTCAAAATCCATATGTATATTCACACAAACGAAAAACCATATAAATGCGAAGTGTGTGGAAAAGATTTTCGTGATAGCCATTTCCTCAAAATCCATATGCTTGTTCACAAAAACGAAAAACGGTACAAATGTGAAGTGTGTGGAAAGGAATTTAATCATCTCTATTCCTTCAGACGTCACAAGTCAGTTCACTCgaagtaaaaagtaaacaattaaCAAATGTAACGTGTATTAATCTACATGTGCCAGTGAAAAAGTTAGAATACGCGTACAATATGCAACCAAAATGACATAAAACTCTGCAGTTTCGAAGCGAGCCAACTCGTGCGTTTTCGATACCCAAAGTGATCCAAACTGATTCCTTTTTAGGACCAGCCTGAACCACAACCCACACCTTTCACATGTTAAATTTAAAACGCCAGGATAGTCACTCGCTctcgtaaaaaaaatctttcggtCAGTAGAATTTTGCCAGGATTCAGGCAGTtgtcaaaatgtttaatatgacGCTGTTTAAATTAAACAATATCCCTGCCATCTGAAACGGGCCGATTCATCGGACTTTCTTTAAATTTGCCAGATTTGAGTACCAATCATCAACTCATACGATGAATCATCATGTGCAACAGGAGAGTAAGCGAATCGCCTCGCTTCATCAGGCAAACATGAAACACCTCAGATAGCGCCAGAGAAacgtttttttaattcaattcgtttatttgataagccacgtttgcgttagcttaaaggtgccaattttgttttgttttacattttgatgcCAGAGAAACGTTATTTACTCCATTATCAATCGTGTAACAGTATTGTTAATAAAACTTCACACAGTAAAACCTATAATTCCTGTATTCACAGGTGGGCAGAGACCATGAGCGAAGCCAATCTAACGTcaaacaattattttttgacGTATATGCCAAAAccttattgcgcacttcccaccaacctggactccgcactttcaaagtgcgagtgatcaaactgctactgaaaactgcaagctgtcaaaacacatgtatttcaagtgatagagatggtattttcatagacagaccagtcgaactaaccagtctatgagaagaatttaatagaagagtagtaagtgcgcagtgcggttagaatccagtttttagtgccacaaacaatatttacaacttttttatggtGTCCAAAGAAGAAAAcagaaacgtgtgtaaacatttgaataaatatacgataaacactagcgccgccacaccaacctatctcaactatccgtcaaatccattcaggaaccggttcgaaatcctggatggattcagtatggaatctagctcaaagaaaacaaccgatgccgactctatcggttgatgcatttgagctggaactcatgctggaagtccgaaccggttccggactagtttgactgggtagaggaataaccgctgtcaattctgtcgaactcagccacaaaaaaacatgacagtagcgcacctggtttggatatcccaactaccttcgaaaccgttagagattttacacaagttgaatgctgaaggtGGACGTCTGTTCTATGTGCTTACACTATCCTTgggctatgatgacgtcccaaaAAGAATACACGATTATAGCATTAGtgacagtgatcgtaccactTACCTCTAAAGCGAGATCACCAATAACTGCCGCACGCCACataatttttcacataattgtttCCATTTGACTGACCATTTCGATATTTTGCACGTTGGATGCcaacaaaatttttcaattgaaCATTGGGTTGCCATACTGGGGAGCCTTCCATCCGGAGATTTTTGCTGACCTGAGATAGGTTTTAATAAGAACACGAGTATGCGCTAAAACCATAACTACGTACTTAGTTGAAATAGAACAAGTATAATCTCTTTCATTTCTTTTGTTACTCGTGAGGGCATCAATAACATTCACCATTGAGTGTTTTGTCTTGGCAAAGCCTAATGCCTACCATTGGTCTGAGTCGTTCTCATTCAACTGTAAATCGAGTTAGATAAGTGTGGTCACTTACCCGACGAAccacaaagaatccaaaagcaccaatcATCCTCGCTGTGGAGGACAAGCCGAAGTATTGCCCTCTTCCACCGCTAACGGAGGAAGTAGACTGAAGCAAGCAGAAAAAACAGCATCGTCTTCCGGTATTCTTTACTGGGCGCAAAGAATGCGCTTATTGGTCATCACAGTCGCCagagaggttccaacaaagaagCAAACCACTTCTCCCTGAACCACTTTTAAGGAACGCTGCATAAGCAACCAACATTACTACCGGAAGAACTcgcttgaaacaaacaaattcagtacagtcgtgattcgttggtaggacattttttaactgaaccgctttttagttggacctccgctagttggaccattgtccaactaaacagcttcttcttcttccaattctgtttattttccgtcggcctatttccgcaACGAGGCCAAAACCGACGCCACTATCTAGattggatatcgacccatcaactcatgggccggggaccaacggctttacttcccttccgaaggaaggcgtgacctcagatttttctcacctctgaaaaatctcaacgacctcgactggaattgaacccagaccaactggggtgggtgGCAGTCACGCTAACcacccaaccatcggcgccgtcaACTAAAAaccatctgaacgccaaaatctcatttcaaatttactttgacaatcaatctgacaatatttatacAATATctgacaaggctgtggcccaaccagcgaatcacgactgtattacaTAAGTTAAAATTATTCGTTGTCTTATCAGACCAGGAGAAATTGATATAAAACACGGAGATCGCCCCCAACCGGAGTCTGTAGGTCAAATCCGGAGGGATGGCAACCCTAATTGAACATGTCAAacgtagaaaaactctagaaagagaactgcggagactccattttggatcgattggattcgcgtttagctgtcaaaaaacgaatccaatcgaatattaggtctgttccagtaccaggagaaactggaagtactccggagaaaagcgttcctgtactctcttcttctcttttttcttatggtagcaaaccggagtaaaaaggagcaaagattttttgctcctgttaatgtagaatacatttaaggtttcaatataggggtcccgtttcaaaatatcggctgcggcgccgcgtcagattttgaacgttaataacttttatcatacttaacagaatgatttgatttttaggccaatttgttgcaaatatgttcctctatgctgtattaaaatttgaagtatgtataacatgtactaataacaaaaaaaatgtgttttgaaaaat carries:
- the LOC131692227 gene encoding zinc finger protein 99-like; this encodes MEQQSTQSNEEIKLEEPVQFKTSTSLKIEEIEIIGTLPEIESGQPLSDTVNHRCELCGKHFPSISLLNHHQFNHPYICDLCGKEYRNHRIIRDHMIYHRQKSHKCDVCEKTFYSRTQLQSHTYTHLSEKHFTCNVCGKVFAMSWNFAIHNGIDINTNELSACSEHESLRLISIACDICGRECRTLRQLKVHKNAHNVKSHKCEVCEKGFATLFRLKAHKIIHSNEKSYVCESCGKAFRTQDKLKVHKLTHSNEKPFKCEVCDKCFHMRYQLKFHEREHTDHTMYNCEMCDKKFKFLYKLEHHWTVHTKEKPHVCEVCGKEFRLKGGLKSHMYTHINQKQHKCECCDKEFAIKSSLSRHMHIHANPHKCEVCGMEFTGKYLLQTHMYLHTNEKPHKCEVCGKEFRLQCTLKNHMYVHTDEKPYKCDLCGNAYRGRGHLKTHMYVHTNEKPYKCDVCEKQFRDKQGLRVHMYVHSNEKPHNCEVCGQTFRDKRALRYHAGVHTNPKPYKCEVCEKEFRVNYRLKIHMYIHTNEKPYKCEVCGKDFRDSHFLKIHMLVHKNEKRYKCEVCGKEFNHLYSFRRHKSVHSK